One part of the Glycine max cultivar Williams 82 chromosome 14, Glycine_max_v4.0, whole genome shotgun sequence genome encodes these proteins:
- the LOC102664674 gene encoding uncharacterized protein: MVMSSITFPPNSDDYIGTESCTDLQNIDHVIDNHQSFKSNDAGNKTKVKNNIKMKENKVFPPPIPLLARTQNLASHMPWVLKRYYTNEGRLILKEEKVKHHEYFRAHSANGRLTLQLVNVPFDDHDEYFEEATPSPHEAADIIDNVTHDNDITSNGRFDEDEENEARHCC; the protein is encoded by the coding sequence ATGGTCATGAGCAGCATCACATTTCCTCCAAACAGTGACGACTACATTGGCACTGAGAGCTGCACGGACCTCCAAAACATAGACCATGTCATTGATAACCACCAGTCCTTTAAATCCAACGATGCAGGAAACAAAACCAAGGTCAAGAACAACATCAAAATGAAAGAGAACAAAGTGTTCCCTCCCCCTATACCCTTACTAGCTCGAACTCAGAACCTGGCCTCACACATGCCATGGGTGTTGAAGAGGTACTACACAAACGAGGGAAGGTTGATTTTGAAAGAGGAAAAGGTGAAGCACCATGAGTACTTTCGTGCACATAGTGCCAATGGCAGACTCACATTGCAGCTTGTTAACGTTCCCTTTGATGACCATGATGAGTACTTTGAAGAAGCAACACCTAGTCCACATGAAGCGGCTGATATTATTGATAACGTTACTCATGATAATGATATTACTAGTAATGGTAGGtttgatgaagatgaagagaaTGAGGCTAGGCATTGTTGCTGA